Within Haloterrigena turkmenica DSM 5511, the genomic segment GGCGTTCTCGACGACCGCCTCATCGGTCTCGGGCTCCTTGTCGATCTCATTCAAGTCCACCTTCTCGAGCACCGACTCCGGAATCTCGTACTCATCAAGTCGGCCCTCTGCGGCAAGGAACCCGGCGTCGTCGGCGTCGATATACCGGTTCTCGGCGAGATACTCCCACGGATCGAGATCATCGTCGAGGACGGAGACTTCGTAGTCGTTCACGTGGAGGGCAAGTGGTTTCGACCACTCATTGACTTCGAGCAAAAACTCCGAGTAGCCCCCGTCTTCGCCAGTCTGGGCCGTCGTCAGGAACGTTTGCTCCGAGGGGGTGAGGTCGTGGAAGTCGATCATCTCGTCGCTGACCGACTCGTGGTGGAAGATTTGCTTGATATCACAGAGATTGTAGACGTTGCGCGCTTTCTCGGCGGCCTCCTTGGACTGGTCGTCTGACTGGGCGACGAATTCATCGACAGTCTGGGAGATAAGCGTGATTGCGGTATTGAAGTGGCGACTGTGCCGGATGAACAGATCGATCATATCTGTCGTCGCCTCCCGCCGCAACAGGTAGTGAGCCTCGTCGATCGTCACCTGTGTCCGGCGGTCGTGATCGCTGGCCGCTCGCTGGTAGATCCAGTCGAACATCACGTGCATAAACAGTGGTGCCTGCCCCGTATCGGAGAACATCGACATGTCAATGACGACTAAGCGATTGTCGAGTTCGACGTTCGTCCGGCCGGTCAGATTGTCGTTCTCGCCGCCCTTCTGGAACGCCTCGAGACCAAGCAGCAATTGGTAGGCGTACTGCTCGTCGCCATCCCGAAACCGTGTCTCGAGCTGGTCAATCTCGGGCCATACCCGCTCGTCGTTCGCATCCCCGTGGAGTTCCAGGAATTCCGATGGCAGGCCACCGTCTGCGATTTCCGCGAGGATATCAAGGAGGTCCTTGATCGTTGGGCTCGTGTTCTCGTGGGTCGCCGTCTCTTCCGTGATGCCGTACTGGAGGTAGGCAAGTCGGACCGCTCGCCGCAGGATTCCCTCCTGTTCCTTGCTCAACGACTGCTCGGCCACCGCCGAGAAATGGATGCGAAACAGCTCCATCACCGAGCGCAGTTTCTTCTTAAACGGATCGTCCACAGCGTCGTCGATACCGCGCTGGATCTCGAGGGGGTTGACTGTGTTATCGCCGCCGAAGCGGATTACTTGCCCACCAAGATCGTTCGCGAAGTCGACGAAGTCTCCAAGCGGATCGAGAACCAGCATCTCGATCTCGGGGTCCATCATCAATCGATGGTACATCTCGTGTTTCTCGGCGAACGTCTTTCCGGAGCCCATTGTACCGGCGATTGCCTTCGAGTACGAGGAGAGCTCGTATCTGTCGAGGATTACGGGTGTGTTCGTCGTATCAAACCCATAGAAGATCCCCTCGGGATCGGTAATCACCGGCTCAATGAACGGAAACATCGTGCCGATGGCAGTCTCCTGCATCAACTGGGTCGACTTGATTGAATCGTCACCGAGCGGACTGAGTGCGTCCTGTGATTCGACTTGCCGTTTCTCGAGGGGGACTGCTTCCGCGTTCGCGGTACTGAGCGAATCAACGACGCGTTCGGTTGCCTCGTTGAGCTCCTGTTCGCTGTCGGCGACTACCTCGATGTAGATCGCGAAGTCGAATAATTTCGTCTCCCCGAGGATGATGTCCCAGATCAACTCCTGGACCATGTCACGGTCGGCCTCCTCCTCGTGGGTGTCGGTCTGGCTCTTCTCGTGTTTCTTGTGGAGGCGAGCCCGTAACTGGGTGAGGCGTTTCTGCAACTTACGGAGAACCGACCCAGTATCGCGTGGCTGGATGTGTTGCGTGACCCGAACGTGATCGTTCGTCGTATACAGTTCATCGAGCCAACCCAAGGGGACGCGTTCGGGGTAGCCGTGGATCGTCAGCGTACGGACGAACTTGTCGTTGCGGATCATGTACCCCGATTCAAAGAAGTTGGAGACTTCTTTCAGCTTTCGTGGGGC encodes:
- a CDS encoding helicase HerA domain-containing protein; its protein translation is MVQELIWDIILGETKLFDFAIYIEVVADSEQELNEATERVVDSLSTANAEAVPLEKRQVESQDALSPLGDDSIKSTQLMQETAIGTMFPFIEPVITDPEGIFYGFDTTNTPVILDRYELSSYSKAIAGTMGSGKTFAEKHEMYHRLMMDPEIEMLVLDPLGDFVDFANDLGGQVIRFGGDNTVNPLEIQRGIDDAVDDPFKKKLRSVMELFRIHFSAVAEQSLSKEQEGILRRAVRLAYLQYGITEETATHENTSPTIKDLLDILAEIADGGLPSEFLELHGDANDERVWPEIDQLETRFRDGDEQYAYQLLLGLEAFQKGGENDNLTGRTNVELDNRLVVIDMSMFSDTGQAPLFMHVMFDWIYQRAASDHDRRTQVTIDEAHYLLRREATTDMIDLFIRHSRHFNTAITLISQTVDEFVAQSDDQSKEAAEKARNVYNLCDIKQIFHHESVSDEMIDFHDLTPSEQTFLTTAQTGEDGGYSEFLLEVNEWSKPLALHVNDYEVSVLDDDLDPWEYLAENRYIDADDAGFLAAEGRLDEYEIPESVLEKVDLNEIDKEPETDEAVVENADRERADVETEYHERDVSETVEASQGATAAADEGAEEPHEEAVEEPHEKGAEDSRAEAAADPEDDLTTITGIGETYAGYLAEAGVETVGELAVADTESLSEETSIPLMLLDEWAGAASSMCEPATASGEPSPTTEVTTDADD